CAGATCCAGCAGGGAGGGGTGCTGTTCCACCAGCCGTGCCGCGTTGGCCAGGTTGCGCAGGGCCGCCGACTCGCCTCGCGCCTTCTCCAGCATGGCCTGCGCCTCCTTCTTCGCCTTGATCGACTCGGAGAAGGCCCGGCGCAGATCCGCCGGCAGCATCACGTCCTTCACCTCCACGGCCTCCACCGAGAGGCCGAACACGCGCACCTCTCCGGCCACGCGCTCGCGCATCCGCTGCCCCAGGTCCACGCGGCCCGCCACCAGCTCCTCCAGCGGATGGCGGCCCATCTCCTCGCGCAGCGCGAGCTGCACGGCCAGGTAGAGCGCCTCCGTGTAGTTCTGCACGCGGTGCAGGGCCGGCTCGGGCTCGGCCACCGCGAAGCGCACGGCGATGCTGACCTTGAGGCCCACCTGCTCCTGGCTGAGCACCTCCTGGCCGGGCACCGTGAGGTAGCGCTGGCGCATGTCCACCTGCTGCGTGCCGTGGCCCTGGCGGAGCACCCGATGCGCTCCGGGCTTCAGCACCCGCACGAAGCGGCCCCGGCGGTAGAGCAGGGCGGTGAAGCCCTCGGGGACGACCACCTGGAGCACGAGCAGCTTGTAGGCCACCGCGCCCAGCACGAGCACCACCACCAGCAGCGGGAAGAATCGGAACGTGTCCACCGGCCCCTACCTCGTTCAGTGAAAGACGTCGGCTCCGGGAGCCCCGGCGGCGCGGCGGGGGCTCTGAGCCCGCATGGCCGTTCCGCACGGTGCGCCTCGGGGGCGCTGGCTCCCGGAGCTTTCGTTGGGGAATCGAACCCCGGCCCTTGCAGGCCTCCAAGAGGGGAGGCCCCGACCCCAGGACACTCCCGGACCGATGTCCGCGGGTGCTGGAGAGGACTCCCCACCTCACTGGACGCATCTGACCCCGTGGCCTGACCGCGGTTGTTTCCCCTCGCCCTCCGGGAGAGGGACGGGGTGAGGGTGCTACGCATCCAGGGTTGAACCCCCTGTCCCCGCTTATGGGCCATGGGTTGGAGAACGGAGACAGGCACCCTCACCCTTTCCCTCTCCCGAGGGGAGAGGGGATGTCTTCGCTCACTTGCCTCCATGAGCCTCCAGGAGAGGGCTCAATGAGATTGAAAGAGCGCCGCCCCCGTCTCCGGAAGCGGCGCTCCTCACGTCATCTCACGGCGGTGACGACGCCGGCGCCAATCGTCTTGCCACCCTCACGGATGGCGAAGCGCATGCCCGGCTCCACGCCGATGGGGCGCAGCAGCCGGAAGCCCACCTGCGCCCGGCCCCCCGGCTCCACCAGCCCCTCGCCCTTCACCTCGATCGTCCCCGTCACGTCCGTACTGCCGAAGAAGAACTGCGGCGTGTACCCCGTGCCGAACGCCGTGTGGCGGCCCCCCTCACCGGCGGAGAGCACGTACAGCTCGGCCTCCCCCATCGCGTGCGGCTGGATGGAGCCCGGCGCGCAGAGCACCTGGCCGCGAGCCACCTCCTCCCGCTTGAGACCGCGCAGCAACAACCCCACGTTCTCCCCCGCCCGGGCCTCGGGGCACTGGCGGTGGAAGGACTCGATGCTGGTGACCACCACCTCCCGCGTCTCCGCCCCGCCCAGCCCCACCAGCTCCACCGCGGCCCCCGCCGTGAGCACCCCACGCTGGATGCGGCCCGTCACCACCGTGCCGCGCCCCGAGATGGTGAAGACGTCCTCGATGGGCATCAGGAACGGCGAGGTGTAGTCCCGCACCGGCTCCGGAATGTGCCTGTCGAGCGCGTCCACCAGCTCACGGATGCAGCGGGTGGCCTCGTCCTCCACACGCCCGGCCATGACGGCCTCGAGCGCCTTGAGCGCCGAGCCCTTCACCACCGGCACGTCCGTGTAGCCGTGGGCCGCCATCAACTCCTGCGTCTCCAGCTCCACCAGCCCGAGCAGCTCCGGGTCCGCCACGTCCACCTTGTTGATGAACACGACCATGCGCTCCACGCCCACCTGGCGGGCCAGGAGGATGTGCTCCCGCGTCTGCGGCTGCGGCCCCTGCGAGCCGTCCACCAGCAGGATGGCGCCATCCATCTGGGAAGCGCCGGTGATCATGTTCTTCACGTAGTCCGCGTGACCGGGGCAGTCGATGTGGGCGTAATGACGCGTGGCCGACTCGTACTCGACGTGGGTGATGTTGATGGTGATGCCGCGGGCCTTCTCCTCGGGCGCGCTGTCGATCTGGTCGTAGCCGAGGCCCTTGCCGCCATGCAGCGCGGCCATCACCTGGGTGAGGGCGGCGGTGAGGGTCGTCTTGCCGTGGTCCACGTGGCCGATGGTGCCAACGTTGACGTGCGTCTTGGTGCCCATGGGAGTG
The sequence above is drawn from the Archangium gephyra genome and encodes:
- a CDS encoding slipin family protein, encoding MDTFRFFPLLVVVLVLGAVAYKLLVLQVVVPEGFTALLYRRGRFVRVLKPGAHRVLRQGHGTQQVDMRQRYLTVPGQEVLSQEQVGLKVSIAVRFAVAEPEPALHRVQNYTEALYLAVQLALREEMGRHPLEELVAGRVDLGQRMRERVAGEVRVFGLSVEAVEVKDVMLPADLRRAFSESIKAKKEAQAMLEKARGESAALRNLANAARLVEQHPSLLDLRMLQTLGGASTTPGNTFVLGVGAELSPRARKRPAPGGAPVPPSEEDEPEST
- the tuf gene encoding elongation factor Tu, with translation MGTKTHVNVGTIGHVDHGKTTLTAALTQVMAALHGGKGLGYDQIDSAPEEKARGITINITHVEYESATRHYAHIDCPGHADYVKNMITGASQMDGAILLVDGSQGPQPQTREHILLARQVGVERMVVFINKVDVADPELLGLVELETQELMAAHGYTDVPVVKGSALKALEAVMAGRVEDEATRCIRELVDALDRHIPEPVRDYTSPFLMPIEDVFTISGRGTVVTGRIQRGVLTAGAAVELVGLGGAETREVVVTSIESFHRQCPEARAGENVGLLLRGLKREEVARGQVLCAPGSIQPHAMGEAELYVLSAGEGGRHTAFGTGYTPQFFFGSTDVTGTIEVKGEGLVEPGGRAQVGFRLLRPIGVEPGMRFAIREGGKTIGAGVVTAVR